Proteins encoded by one window of Chondromyces crocatus:
- a CDS encoding NAD-dependent epimerase/dehydratase family protein, with protein sequence MTRAPRSALVTGATGFIGSALCRRLVAEGVRTVALVRAESAVERLAGLDVTVVRTDTFERDALRAALRGVDEVEAVFHLAAYGVHPDQRDAGRMIEGNIAFVAGLLSALEGRPMQRFLFAGTCSEYGPVAEPERLTESSPVAPRSIYGAAKAAASLFGAALARTLALPFVTLRLFGVYGPGEGEHRLVPYLVRCLQRGETPTLTGGEQVRDLTFVDDVVEALVTAAVTPALAPYEAYNLCGGRPARIRDVAEGVARALGRPDADLGLGRRPYREDEPMWLVGDGERFMSATGWRPEVDLDEGLRRTVAALSGVAPAGGG encoded by the coding sequence ATGACGCGCGCACCGAGGTCCGCGCTGGTCACGGGGGCGACGGGATTCATCGGGTCGGCGCTCTGCCGTCGGCTGGTCGCTGAGGGGGTGCGCACGGTCGCGCTGGTGCGGGCGGAGAGCGCCGTGGAGCGGCTGGCTGGCCTCGACGTCACCGTCGTCCGAACCGACACCTTCGAGCGCGATGCCCTCCGAGCGGCGCTTCGCGGGGTCGACGAGGTGGAGGCCGTCTTCCACCTGGCGGCGTACGGGGTCCATCCCGACCAGCGTGACGCAGGCCGGATGATCGAGGGCAACATCGCGTTCGTCGCGGGCTTGCTTTCGGCCCTGGAGGGTCGGCCGATGCAGCGCTTTCTCTTCGCGGGGACCTGCTCCGAGTACGGGCCGGTCGCTGAACCCGAGCGGCTCACGGAGTCGTCGCCCGTCGCACCACGTTCGATCTACGGTGCCGCCAAGGCGGCCGCGTCGCTCTTCGGGGCTGCGCTGGCGCGAACGCTCGCGCTCCCCTTCGTGACGCTCCGGCTCTTCGGGGTGTACGGCCCGGGTGAGGGAGAGCATCGCCTGGTGCCGTACCTCGTTCGCTGCTTGCAGCGTGGAGAGACGCCCACGCTCACGGGAGGTGAGCAGGTGCGTGATCTGACGTTCGTGGACGACGTGGTCGAGGCGCTCGTCACGGCCGCCGTCACGCCCGCCCTGGCGCCGTACGAGGCCTACAACCTCTGCGGCGGGAGGCCTGCACGCATCCGGGATGTGGCCGAGGGCGTGGCGCGGGCGCTGGGTCGGCCTGACGCCGATCTCGGGCTGGGACGGCGACCCTACCGGGAGGATGAGCCGATGTGGCTCGTCGGTGATGGCGAGCGGTTCATGAGCGCGACGGGGTGGCGACCCGAGGTGGACCTGGACGAGGGGTTGCGTCGGACGGTGGCAGCGCTGTCCGGTGTGGCCCCAGCGGGGGGTGGGTGA
- a CDS encoding glycosyltransferase family 2 protein: MGETGERKLISIVVPVYNEEGNIVPLYEAVNAVFAPIADRYDHEFVFTDNRSQDGTFAELSALAARDARVRVFRFSRNFGFQRSIYTGYVKARGHAAVQIDCDLQDPPSLIVEFIRAWEEGNIIVYGVRRARREGWLITWIRKVFYRLIDLLSEDRLPLDAGDFRLVDRKVIGVLRRISDDKPYLRGTLATLGFQQKGIPYDRAGRVRGESKFSLRDLFGLALDGILAHSTVPLRVATYTGLAVSVITLLGVIGYIVGRILFGANWPIGFATTTVLILLSLSLNALFLGIIGEYVGRIYQQVRRRPLTIIDQSIERSDPGADVEHHVTPVRERDGVISQLPLPIAPDHHVIDTVARAK, from the coding sequence ATGGGCGAGACCGGCGAGCGGAAGCTCATCTCGATCGTCGTGCCCGTGTACAACGAAGAGGGCAACATCGTGCCGCTGTACGAGGCGGTGAACGCGGTGTTCGCGCCCATCGCGGACAGGTACGACCACGAGTTCGTCTTCACCGACAACCGCAGCCAGGACGGCACCTTCGCCGAGCTCTCCGCGCTGGCCGCGCGCGACGCGCGGGTGCGGGTGTTTCGATTCTCGCGCAACTTCGGCTTTCAGCGCTCGATCTACACCGGGTACGTGAAGGCGCGGGGGCACGCGGCGGTCCAGATCGACTGCGATCTCCAGGATCCTCCTTCGCTCATCGTCGAGTTCATCCGCGCCTGGGAGGAGGGCAACATCATCGTCTACGGGGTCCGCCGCGCCCGGAGAGAGGGGTGGCTGATCACCTGGATCCGCAAGGTGTTCTACCGCCTCATCGACCTCCTCAGCGAGGACCGGCTGCCCCTCGACGCGGGGGACTTCAGGCTGGTGGATCGCAAGGTCATCGGCGTGCTCCGGCGCATCTCGGACGACAAACCCTACCTGCGCGGCACGCTGGCGACGCTGGGGTTCCAGCAGAAGGGCATCCCGTACGATCGGGCCGGGCGAGTCCGTGGAGAGAGCAAGTTCTCTCTGCGGGATCTGTTCGGACTGGCGCTCGACGGCATCCTTGCCCATTCCACCGTGCCGCTGCGCGTGGCCACGTACACGGGCCTCGCCGTGTCGGTGATCACGCTGCTGGGGGTCATCGGCTACATCGTCGGTCGCATCCTGTTCGGTGCGAACTGGCCGATCGGCTTCGCCACCACGACCGTGCTCATCCTGCTCTCCTTGAGCCTGAACGCGCTGTTTCTCGGCATCATCGGAGAGTACGTCGGCAGGATTTACCAGCAGGTGCGGCGGCGCCCCCTCACCATCATCGATCAGAGCATCGAGCGCTCAGATCCCGGCGCGGACGTCGAGCACCACGTAACGCCCGTTCGAGAACGCGACGGGGTGATTTCCCAGCTCCCGCTCCCGATCGCGCCGGACCACCACGTAATCGACACGGTAGCGCGAGCGAAGTAG